One stretch of Candidatus Lernaella stagnicola DNA includes these proteins:
- a CDS encoding putative metal-binding motif-containing protein: MKLSLSTFLVLFMAFSFAFGLTLACDDDDDDDDAAGDDDDTGDDDTGGDDDTGGDDDTGGDDDTACPDADGDGFTDAACGGEDCNDADDTIYPGAEEICDDNIDQDCDDVADDGCLAVEIETIVEDGFFCPTLMSSYVRCHDLAYDSDGNPHVAFWEAGEGDLKYATKTAKDKDWTIVFLDSEGDVGRDPSIAVAPNGRIGIAYYTSGSKEIRYAWKDPGGDWLIISLGAHGGLLEIGGDPHIQFDDSNMAHITAIKFALAWNIMYHQEFSLGAFNSTRIYTEGTSAFGADFMLNAATNMAGIVRHYDDYTDGVNRIFYGTYDFTNEATEEDIDDFSDAEVSTLFNAFAFDGNDVPHVFFQRGMPMTIILAQKIEGTWQKSSLPDDDHAQLTGPLCADRSPDGTVWVSYGSDFPLTPIIGHLQGEDWTFYEMLDNGAGEYGKSASLAVAPNGLPGVTFTYEPDFVNGELRYARLTGTLPVD; encoded by the coding sequence ATGAAGCTTTCTCTTTCCACGTTCCTTGTGCTGTTCATGGCTTTCTCATTTGCTTTTGGGCTGACCCTCGCCTGTGACGACGACGATGACGACGACGACGCGGCCGGCGATGACGACGACACCGGCGACGACGATACCGGCGGCGACGACGATACCGGCGGCGACGATGACACCGGCGGCGACGATGACACGGCCTGTCCCGACGCCGATGGTGACGGCTTTACCGACGCGGCCTGCGGCGGCGAAGACTGCAACGACGCCGACGACACGATCTATCCGGGCGCCGAAGAAATCTGCGACGACAACATCGACCAGGATTGCGACGACGTCGCCGATGATGGCTGCCTCGCAGTCGAAATCGAAACCATCGTCGAAGACGGTTTTTTCTGCCCGACGCTCATGTCCAGCTACGTGCGTTGCCACGATCTCGCCTACGATTCGGACGGCAACCCGCACGTCGCCTTCTGGGAAGCGGGCGAAGGCGACCTGAAGTACGCCACCAAAACCGCCAAAGACAAAGACTGGACGATCGTATTCCTCGACTCCGAAGGCGACGTCGGCCGCGACCCGTCCATTGCCGTGGCCCCCAACGGCCGTATCGGCATTGCCTATTACACGAGCGGGAGCAAGGAAATTCGTTACGCTTGGAAAGATCCCGGCGGGGATTGGTTGATCATCTCGCTCGGCGCCCATGGCGGTCTCTTGGAAATCGGCGGCGATCCGCATATTCAATTCGACGATTCGAATATGGCCCACATCACGGCCATCAAGTTCGCGCTCGCCTGGAACATTATGTACCACCAGGAGTTCAGCCTCGGCGCGTTCAACAGCACGCGGATCTACACCGAAGGTACGAGCGCGTTCGGCGCCGACTTCATGCTCAACGCCGCCACCAACATGGCCGGAATCGTGCGGCACTACGATGACTACACCGACGGCGTCAATCGGATTTTCTACGGCACCTATGACTTCACCAACGAGGCGACCGAGGAGGATATCGACGACTTCTCCGACGCCGAAGTCTCGACGCTATTCAACGCCTTTGCTTTCGACGGCAACGACGTACCTCACGTCTTCTTCCAGCGCGGCATGCCCATGACGATCATCTTGGCCCAGAAGATCGAGGGCACGTGGCAGAAGTCCAGCCTGCCTGATGATGACCATGCACAATTGACCGGACCGCTGTGCGCCGACCGGTCGCCCGACGGCACGGTGTGGGTATCCTACGGCAGCGATTTCCCGCTTACGCCGATCATCGGCCACCTTCAGGGTGAAGACTGGACCTTCTACGAAATGTTGGATAATGGAGCCGGCGAATACGGCAAATCCGCCAGCTTGGCGGTGGCGCCGAACGGTTTGCCGGGTGTGACCTTCACCTACGAGCCGGATTTCGTCAACGGCGAACTCCGTTATGCGAGGCTGACGGGCACGCTCCCGGTGGACTAG
- a CDS encoding isocitrate lyase/PEP mutase family protein yields MSKEMKLVETPLLPKGLKIPASRLENSSTRLRRMLETEPYVFGPGVYDPMTAQLVMYYGFNAVYFSGYSFAIGHVGSTDMDLYTGTEIADVARRTISGLRKFQLAMAVGDPEKGIPPKHLHIPPMIIDMDGGYGNVFNVARTTENYVNAGVAAAHIEDQVLPKRCGHIGGKALIPEGEMVGKLKMMRAVADDLGNRDFVIIARTDGLSAVDAPESARGMELAIKRALAYLDTGVPDLVWCEFPTSDRGPLEEFTGRVHEVFPDAKFAFNYSSSFKWFNDENPMTFDALGELGVKFLFITLGAQHATAHGLSVLLQEMKEGKQQGYINLQKKEFVEGGDFPSKSHHFFSGVPMHHVVGDMFESARLGTQFVEELPDDKVV; encoded by the coding sequence ATGAGCAAGGAGATGAAACTGGTCGAAACTCCGTTGCTGCCCAAGGGGTTGAAGATTCCCGCGTCGCGGTTAGAAAATTCGAGTACGCGGTTACGGAGAATGCTGGAGACCGAGCCCTATGTTTTCGGTCCCGGCGTGTACGATCCCATGACGGCGCAACTGGTCATGTATTACGGCTTCAACGCGGTGTACTTCAGCGGCTACAGCTTCGCCATCGGTCACGTGGGCAGCACCGATATGGACCTCTACACCGGCACCGAAATCGCCGACGTAGCGCGTCGCACAATCAGCGGTCTGCGCAAGTTCCAGTTGGCGATGGCGGTGGGCGATCCTGAAAAAGGCATCCCGCCCAAGCACCTGCACATTCCGCCGATGATCATCGACATGGACGGCGGCTACGGCAACGTGTTCAACGTGGCCCGCACTACCGAGAACTACGTTAACGCCGGGGTTGCCGCGGCGCATATCGAAGACCAGGTGCTGCCCAAGCGCTGCGGGCATATCGGCGGCAAGGCGCTGATTCCCGAAGGTGAGATGGTCGGCAAGCTGAAGATGATGCGCGCCGTGGCCGACGACCTGGGCAACCGGGACTTCGTGATTATCGCCCGCACCGACGGCCTCTCGGCGGTGGACGCGCCGGAAAGCGCCCGCGGCATGGAACTGGCGATCAAGCGCGCGCTGGCGTATCTCGACACGGGCGTGCCCGACTTGGTCTGGTGCGAATTTCCGACCTCCGACCGCGGCCCGCTGGAAGAGTTTACCGGGCGCGTGCACGAAGTATTTCCGGACGCCAAGTTCGCGTTCAACTACAGTTCTTCCTTCAAGTGGTTCAACGATGAGAACCCGATGACCTTCGACGCGCTGGGCGAGTTGGGCGTCAAGTTCCTGTTCATCACCCTGGGGGCGCAGCACGCCACGGCCCACGGCCTGAGCGTCTTGCTCCAGGAGATGAAGGAAGGCAAGCAGCAGGGCTACATCAACCTGCAGAAGAAGGAATTCGTGGAAGGCGGCGACTTCCCCAGCAAGAGCCACCACTTCTTCTCGGGCGTGCCGATGCACCACGTCGTCGGCGACATGTTCGAAAGCGCTCGTTTGGGCACGCAGTTCGTGGAAGAATTGCCCGACGATAAGGTTGTCTAG
- a CDS encoding aldo/keto reductase, which yields MKKRRLGHSDLYVTEIGLGTNAVGGHNLYENLSEEVGMALVRRAVEVGISFIDTADIYGHGRSEELVGQALGAGINDVIIATKGGHEWDPADPSKVRINNHPEFLRAALEASLRRLGREYVDLYYIHKIDDDVPVCDSYGELMKLREEGKIRAAGLSNVLVPHIQAAMCAGPVDAVQNQYNLLMREPEDEVTPFCEDNDIAFIPYGPIAYGILGGTYGPDLQLAPGDWRNGVPLFSEKNYGSVLSIVEGLKKIAAELNVPLPHLAMRWVLRRSFVASTITGAKRPEQVEANARAVGWDLDRDTLDRINELTARVRFH from the coding sequence ATGAAGAAACGCAGACTAGGACACAGCGACCTGTACGTGACTGAAATCGGCCTGGGCACCAACGCGGTGGGCGGCCACAACCTCTATGAGAATCTCTCGGAAGAAGTGGGCATGGCCCTGGTGCGCCGCGCGGTGGAGGTGGGTATCAGTTTCATCGACACGGCCGACATCTACGGTCATGGTCGCTCCGAGGAACTAGTCGGCCAAGCGCTGGGCGCGGGGATCAACGACGTGATCATCGCCACGAAGGGCGGCCACGAGTGGGACCCGGCCGACCCGTCGAAGGTGCGTATCAACAACCATCCGGAGTTTTTGCGCGCGGCGCTCGAGGCGAGCCTGCGGCGGTTGGGGCGCGAGTACGTCGACCTCTACTACATCCACAAAATCGACGACGACGTGCCGGTCTGCGACAGCTACGGCGAACTGATGAAACTGCGGGAAGAGGGCAAGATACGCGCGGCGGGCCTATCGAACGTGCTCGTGCCGCACATTCAAGCCGCCATGTGCGCCGGGCCGGTCGACGCGGTGCAGAATCAATACAACCTGCTGATGCGCGAGCCGGAGGACGAGGTCACGCCCTTCTGCGAGGATAACGACATCGCCTTCATTCCTTACGGGCCGATCGCCTACGGCATTCTGGGCGGAACGTACGGGCCGGACCTGCAACTCGCACCGGGTGACTGGCGCAACGGCGTGCCGCTCTTCTCGGAAAAGAATTACGGGTCCGTGCTGAGCATTGTCGAAGGGCTCAAGAAAATCGCGGCCGAACTCAACGTGCCGCTGCCGCACCTGGCGATGCGCTGGGTGCTGCGCCGTTCGTTCGTGGCCTCGACGATCACCGGCGCCAAGCGCCCCGAGCAGGTCGAGGCGAACGCCCGCGCCGTGGGCTGGGACCTGGACCGCGACACGCTGGACCGTATCAACGAACTAACCGCTCGCGTGCGGTTTCATTAA
- a CDS encoding MlaD family protein, with product MKKLNLETKVGVFFVACFVLIAFISLKLGNYKIGEAGGYTLSAVFDTAAGINDETAVSFAGLRIGMVTDLELEKGRVRIFFRVAPGTEIPIDSDISIQSRGFLGAKYLEIMPGKDTKFYEDAEEITNVSTTGELSALSGKASAVADDVQAITANLRKVFAGEEGEEGIRDIFMNLQEITHRIAGALEDNQQRMNQIAQNIETMTGQMAAMTVENRTAIREALGAFPAIAGNIEIISRNLAQVTDSNNEEINQAVRELAATSEQMRAAMEHIASITRKIDEGEGTVGQLINDTETIDELSDTLDTINEFVGRIRRIQTHVGYRGEYFPEDNDLKSYITVRLQPRPDKWYEIGLVDDPFGRTVETREVISTTYDAGGPAERKEKKIINKQITADNLKISAQIAKRWRDIVVRGGLIETEAGVGTELMLFDDHLILALEASDFADDRNPRLKANMDFLFLDHFFITAGADDLIHKDVLDGYADPRYFAGGGIHFTDEDISALITKVPMPDL from the coding sequence GTGAAAAAACTGAATTTAGAAACCAAGGTCGGGGTGTTTTTTGTCGCCTGTTTTGTGCTGATCGCTTTTATCAGCCTGAAGCTTGGTAACTACAAAATCGGCGAAGCCGGCGGCTATACCCTCTCGGCGGTCTTTGATACCGCTGCGGGCATCAACGACGAAACCGCCGTTTCTTTCGCCGGGTTGCGCATCGGCATGGTCACCGACCTGGAACTCGAAAAGGGCCGCGTACGCATCTTTTTCCGCGTCGCCCCAGGTACGGAAATCCCTATCGACAGCGATATTTCCATACAATCCCGCGGCTTTCTCGGCGCGAAATACCTGGAAATCATGCCCGGTAAGGATACGAAATTCTACGAAGACGCCGAAGAAATCACCAACGTGTCCACAACCGGCGAACTCAGCGCCCTCTCCGGCAAGGCCTCCGCGGTCGCCGATGACGTGCAAGCCATCACCGCCAACTTGCGCAAAGTCTTCGCCGGCGAGGAAGGTGAAGAAGGTATCCGCGATATCTTCATGAACCTGCAGGAAATCACCCACCGCATCGCCGGTGCGCTGGAAGACAACCAGCAACGCATGAACCAGATCGCCCAGAATATCGAAACCATGACCGGCCAAATGGCCGCGATGACCGTCGAAAACCGCACCGCCATCCGCGAAGCCCTCGGCGCGTTCCCCGCGATTGCGGGCAACATCGAGATCATTAGCCGCAACCTGGCGCAAGTCACCGACTCCAACAACGAAGAGATCAACCAGGCCGTGCGGGAATTGGCCGCCACCTCCGAACAAATGCGCGCCGCCATGGAACATATCGCGTCGATCACCCGCAAAATCGACGAAGGCGAAGGCACCGTCGGGCAGCTTATCAACGACACCGAAACCATCGACGAACTCTCCGACACCCTGGATACGATCAATGAGTTCGTCGGCCGCATCCGCCGCATCCAAACCCACGTGGGCTACCGCGGCGAGTACTTCCCCGAAGACAACGACCTGAAATCCTACATCACCGTGCGCCTGCAACCGCGCCCCGACAAATGGTACGAAATCGGGCTGGTCGACGACCCCTTCGGCCGCACCGTGGAAACCCGCGAGGTGATCAGCACCACCTACGACGCGGGGGGGCCGGCCGAGCGTAAGGAAAAGAAAATCATCAACAAACAGATCACCGCCGACAATTTGAAAATTAGCGCCCAAATCGCCAAGCGCTGGCGCGACATCGTCGTGCGCGGCGGCCTGATCGAAACCGAGGCCGGTGTCGGCACCGAACTGATGCTTTTCGACGACCACCTGATTCTCGCCCTCGAAGCCAGCGACTTCGCCGACGATCGCAATCCACGCCTGAAGGCGAATATGGATTTCCTCTTCCTCGACCACTTCTTCATCACCGCCGGCGCCGACGACCTGATCCACAAAGACGTCCTGGACGGATACGCCGACCCGCGCTACTTCGCCGGCGGCGGCATCCACTTCACCGACGAGGATATCTCCGCGCTCATTACAAAGGTCCCGATGCCCGACCTCTAA
- a CDS encoding HAD-IA family hydrolase, with translation MNLAGEYQGVLFDMDGVLLDTMGAHVEAWVAAGVELGLEIDEHEVYLREGEKGEVSARDFIKAAGLMGTKARMRALLEAKERRFAELARAPKLFPGAIEALSVCRERGLKIGLVTGTSRAEWQDIFPIELREYLDASVTGDEVLRGKPNPEPFLTSAMQLGLPPRRCVAVENAPFGIRSANAAGCFVVAVRSYLADEDLGQAAVLVDDLAAFVTLL, from the coding sequence ATGAATTTAGCGGGCGAATACCAGGGCGTGTTGTTCGATATGGACGGCGTGTTGCTGGACACCATGGGCGCGCACGTCGAAGCCTGGGTCGCCGCCGGGGTCGAACTGGGCTTGGAGATCGACGAGCACGAAGTGTACTTGCGCGAAGGGGAAAAAGGCGAAGTGTCGGCGCGTGATTTCATCAAGGCGGCCGGGCTGATGGGCACCAAAGCCAGGATGCGCGCGCTGCTGGAAGCTAAAGAGCGACGTTTTGCCGAACTGGCGCGAGCGCCCAAACTCTTCCCGGGGGCTATCGAAGCGCTCAGCGTCTGCCGCGAGCGGGGCCTGAAAATCGGCTTGGTGACCGGCACCAGCCGCGCCGAATGGCAGGATATCTTCCCGATCGAGTTACGCGAGTATCTGGACGCTTCGGTGACCGGCGACGAAGTGCTGCGCGGCAAGCCCAATCCCGAGCCGTTCCTGACCAGCGCCATGCAGCTAGGCTTACCGCCGCGGCGTTGCGTGGCCGTCGAAAACGCGCCATTCGGCATCCGGAGCGCGAACGCGGCGGGTTGTTTCGTCGTGGCGGTGCGCAGCTATTTGGCGGATGAAGATCTCGGCCAGGCCGCCGTGCTCGTGGACGACCTGGCCGCGTTTGTAACGTTGCTGTAG